The following are encoded in a window of Dehalobacter sp. 12DCB1 genomic DNA:
- a CDS encoding sulfurtransferase TusA family protein, which translates to MKLVDARGYTCPEPVIFTKRALVDDPSEIMIIVDNETSKINVERFLRVAGYRVEVDLKRPNQYSLKGIKKA; encoded by the coding sequence ATGAAACTTGTTGATGCCAGAGGATATACCTGTCCAGAACCCGTGATTTTTACCAAAAGAGCTTTAGTGGATGATCCTTCAGAAATCATGATCATTGTCGATAATGAGACATCCAAAATTAACGTTGAACGGTTTTTGAGAGTTGCCGGATATCGGGTCGAAGTTGATCTTAAGCGGCCAAATCAATATTCTCTGAAGGGAATAAAGAAAGCTTAG